Proteins encoded together in one Styela clava chromosome 12, kaStyClav1.hap1.2, whole genome shotgun sequence window:
- the LOC120329590 gene encoding N(4)-(Beta-N-acetylglucosaminyl)-L-asparaginase-like, whose product MSNGAVLQSLVFGITVISGASATLPIVANTWPWPQATDAGWKALISSSDSNTAVLDAIQAGCTKCEEDQCDGTVGFGGSPDENGETTLDALIMDGTTLNMGAVGALRRVKNAIGVARLVLDNTEHSMLVGELATEFAVQNGFKEESLATNHSTSMWENWKSKQCQPNYHINCIPDPTTSCGPYHPANLQSNSKNKTGNIRPDNHDTIGMIAIDNNGKTAAGTSTNGLNHKIPGRVGDSPIPGAGAYTDDDVGAAVATGDGDVMMRLLPTYQLVENMRQGMSPEDAARDALNRILKRYSTFEGALIGVNIKGEVGAACTGFENFSFCVRTAKSTNTIIHSIPCVKLDKPK is encoded by the coding sequence ATGTCAAATGGGGCAGTTCTCCAGTCACTGGTATTTGGAATCACTGTGATTTCTGGTGCCAGTGCTACTTTGCCTATTGTTGCCAACACATGGCCATGGCCACAAGCGACTGACGCTGGGTGGAAAGCTTTAATATCATCGTCCGATTCAAACACAGCAGTACTTGACGCAATTCAAGCAGGCTGCACAAAATGTGAAGAAGATCAATGTGATGGCACAGTGGGTTTCGGAGGCTCACCGGATGAAAACGGTGAAACAACACTTGATGCTTTGATTATGGATGGAACAACATTAAATATGGGTGCTGTCGGTGCTCTTCGACGAGTCAAAAATGCCATTGGAGTTGCTCGCCTCGTTCTTGATAACACTGAACACAGTATGTTAGTGGGTGAGCTTGCAACAGAGTTTGCCGTGCAAAATGGATTTAAAGAAGAAAGTCTTGCAACCAACCATTCCACAAGTATGTGGGAAAACTGGAAGAGTAAACAATGTCAACCAAATTATCATATTAATTGTATTCCTGACCCAACCACATCATGTGGACCCTACCATCCAGCAAATCTCCAATcaaatagtaaaaataaaactggTAACATCAGGCCTGACAATCATGACACAATCGGCATGATTGCAATTGATAATAATGGTAAAACTGCTGCCGGTACTTCAACAAACGGattaaatcataaaattccTGGCAGAGTAGGAGATTCGCCAATTCCTGGGGCTGGAGCTTATACCGATGATGATGTCGGTGCTGCCGTGGCAACGGGAGATGGTGATGTAATGATGAGACTTTTGCCGACATATCAACTAGTAGAAAACATGAGGCAGGGTATGTCACCAGAGGACGCTGCTAGGGATGCCCTCAACCGAATTTTAAAAAGATATTCGACTTTTGAGGGCGCTCTTATTGGTGTAAACATAAAAGGTGAAGTTGGTGCTGCATGTACAGGTTTTGAAAATTTCTCCTTTTGTGTTAGAACTGCAAAAAGTACAAACACGATCATTCATTCTATACCTTGTGTTAAACTGGATAAACCTAAatga
- the LOC120329589 gene encoding uncharacterized protein LOC120329589 has translation MNANIEHMLDTGGRSLSAADRRFVSLLFGELEQFQYQAPKDRALMFHPLRGYERYLIHKVTEIFPKLTSFSIGDDATRRTVVCFKSKRKEQQMQFGQTSPEKRPPSRGSTKEPKSARSPSANKSKTLEPSPQRHRRRSSEPNNKARPSKYDTWAGGDPRGKRNRGLNLEGPVVNGEAEYSRSDAEGIKREPRQPHEAKKKYRSRRSRSQPHLNERSRAKHQRPYHDDSSDRQFSDPDTRGRKARTRPSSEINSPEKRFDKHNIKPVNSYESDKPNSKRSLRDSQTSSETDLSAKDIRFGNSDVENDEYPPSYDDMTTNSTKAKSKAKRNMRRIKRTNSTKSMPSLNNSDKRTPASPVYVNSDAAVRREREHATHHHASPVFMRPTKQNLTDTEDGANDSHSRPMSNEISVEVLQPPKGHRKHSSDDSRRSSRHRKPSDNDNRRSSHKISSDDTRHPNTGESSPLDSFSPEVPRKIHSQPSIETVPFELASGLEEQPEVPNANEFAEEPEHLPPFSATTLVNGIEVDKLNKDTQTDLSGSFIQAMMATYNAHLGAFDQVTQPPDSTSTSQPTSLHPFPLPTSSTGTSTPSAASPSSPYEKLGEYMYKAMLNFQNMLIGGGALPPSHDFRPSNSTNPYTPPATMFTAAPATVQPLYVPWMGAYYAEPSAARPQNIPYPPPPSSDPCCHMHHHLHQPENVLNKMPPRPQGSLKDLRKEIRLDSMPHDDSGHWQGSNGFRFSDNPERKTSSTEQPTLSFPSRSSKAPDGFDSDVSSEITNPEITVAEGGDGVMVYVRNSSNRSNSSAGASVGENSLLGASGDSFARASPLGDDEISYKKSSPLLSRGKRSKKSSRRSSGEKDVSHPDKFPQPNVQEKPKQDSPKDKKKSSKSLKTEKPDQNSPINTEEEVIFSLASAPIAMLDDDDDLMDGSASGSFASSHSALSAHHDKVSNTSGNHADSTNSLVGEDLAPLVKFDDALEISCQDENAED, from the coding sequence AGATACCGGCGGAAGAAGCTTGAGTGCGGCGGATCGACGTTTTGTATCCCTTCTTTTTGGTGAGCTGGAACAATTCCAATATCAGGCACCAAAAGACAGGGCATTGATGTTTCATCCCCTTCGAGGATATGAGAGATATTTAATCCATAAAGTAACCGAAATATTTCCAAAGTTAACAAGCTTCAGCATTGGAGATGATGCGACACGAAGAACTGTTGTGTGCTTCAAAAGCAAGAGAAAAGAACAGCAAATGCAGTTTGGTCAGACTTCACCAGAAAAACGGCCTCCATCACGAGGATCTACTAAAGAACCAAAGAGTGCAAGGTCACCGTCAGCAAATAAAAGCAAGACACTGGAACCCAGTCCGCAGCGACATCGTCGTCGATCCTCCGAGCCAAACAATAAAGCAAGACCATCAAAATATGATACTTGGGCCGGTGGAGACCCAAGGGGAAAAAGAAATAGGGGTTTAAATTTGGAAGGTCCTGTTGTTAATGGAGAAGCAGAATACTCTCGAAGCGATGCAGAAGGAATAAAACGGGAACCTCGCCAACCGCATGAGGCCAAAAAGAAATATCGTTCAAGGCGATCCAGATCTCAGCCTCACTTAAATGAGAGAAGCCGAGCTAAACATCAACGCCCTTATCATGATGATTCATCAGATCGCCAATTTTCTGATCCCGATACCCGTGGAAGGAAGGCTAGAACACGACCTTCATCAGAAATAAACAGTCCTGAGAAACGTTTCGATAAACATAATATCAAGCCTGTCAATTCTTATGAATCTGATAAACCAAATTCGAAGCGAAGCCTCCGTGACTCTCAAACGTCTTCGGAGACTGATTTGTCAGCAAAAGATATCCGTTTTGGTAATTCTGACGTTGAAAATGATGAGTACCCACCATCTTACGATGATATGACAACCAACAGTACAAAAGCTAAAAGCAAAGCTAAACGAAACATGAGGcgaattaaaagaacaaattcCACAAAATCAATGCCTTCTCTAAACAATAGTGACAAGCGAACACCAGCCTCACCTGTGTATGTTAACAGTGACGCAGCTGTCAGGAGAGAAAGAGAGCATGCGACACATCATCATGCTTCACCAGTATTCATGCGACCGACAAAGCAAAACTTGACCGACACTGAAGATGGAGCGAATGACTCACATTCCAGACCGATGAGTAATGAAATTTCAGTTGAAGTTCTTCAACCACCAAAGGGCCATAGAAAGCATTCTTCTGATGACAGTCGTAGATCGAGTCGTCATCGAAAACCATCAGATAATGATAATCGGAGATCAAGCCACAAAATTTCTAGTGATGATACTAGACATCCTAATACCGGAGAATCTTCACCTTTGGATTCATTTTCACCCGAAGTGCCGCGTAAAATTCATTCTCAACCTAGTATTGAAACTGTACCGTTTGAACTTGCTTCAGGATTGGAGGAGCAACCTGAGGTACCTAACGCTAATGAATTTGCAGAAGAGCCGGAGCACCTGCCACCATTTTCTGCCACTACATTAGTGAATGGTATTGAAGTGGATAAATTGAATAAAGACACTCAAACCGATCTAAGTGGTTCATTTATTCAAGCAATGATGGCAACGTACAATGCCCATCTTGGAGCTTTTGACCAAGTAACGCAGCCTCCAGATTCTACATCCACGTCTCAACCAACATCATTACATCCATTTCCACTCCCAACATCTTCTACTGGGACGTCAACTCCCAGTGCTGCCTCTCCCTCCTCTCCATATGAAAAGCTTGGTGAGTACATGTACAAAGCGATgctcaattttcaaaatatgttaATTGGAGGAGGAGCATTGCCACCATCGCATGACTTCAGACCTTCAAATAGTACTAACCCGTACACTCCTCCAGCTACAATGTTCacggcagctcctgccacggtCCAGCCTCTCTATGTACCATGGATGGGTGCATATTATGCAGAACCTAGCGCAGCACGTCCGCAGAACATACCATACCCTCCTCCACCAAGTTCAGATCCCTGTTGCCATATGCACCATCATTTACATCAACCagaaaatgttttgaataaaatgcCTCCGCGACCACAAGGCAGTTTAAAGGATTTGAGAAAAGAAATACGTCTCGATTCAATGCCACATGATGATTCTGGGCATTGGCAAGGAAGTAATGGCTTCAGATTTTCTGATAACCCTGAAAGAAAGACTTCCAGTACAGAGCAGCCAACGTTATCATTTCCATCACGTTCTTCAAAGGCACCAGATGGTTTTGATTCTGATGTTTCATCAGAGATAACAAATCCTGAGATTACAGTTGCAGAAGGTGGCGATGGGGTAATGGTTTATGTACGCAATAGCAGTAATCGTTCAAACAGCTCAGCTGGAGCGTCTGTTGGAGAAAACAGCTTACTAGGAGCAAGTGGAGATAGTTTTGCTCGTGCAAGCCCGCTTGGTGATGATGAAATTTCTTATAAAAAATCATCACCACTGCTCAGTAGAGGCAAGCGTTCAAAGAAATCAAGTCGTAGAAGCAGTGGGGAAAAAGATGTTTCTCACCCTGATAAATTTCCGCAACCAAATGTTCAAGAAAAACCAAAACAGGACTCTCCTAAAGATAAAAAGAAATCTTCAAAATCTTTGAAAACAGAAAAACCAGATCAGAATAGCCCTATAAATACTGAAGAAGAAGTCATTTTTTCTCTTGCAAGTGCTCCTATTGCAATGTTAGACGATGATGATGATCTTATGGATGGATCAGCAAGCGGGTCTTTTGCTTCAAGTCATTCCGCACTATCTGCACATCATGATAAAGTATCAAACACTTCAGGCAATCATGCAGATTCTACAAACTCCCTTGTGGGTGAGGATTTAGCTCCACTGGTAAAGTTCGATGACGCTCTTGAAATATCTTGTCAAGACGAAAACGCAGAAGActga